Proteins found in one Miscanthus floridulus cultivar M001 chromosome 4, ASM1932011v1, whole genome shotgun sequence genomic segment:
- the LOC136549920 gene encoding protein MAIN-LIKE 2-like, with the protein MRPLRPWSTTRGTVLFPDGTGDTASWMYIPCLLNWEDAGNRSWGSAILAFLYRQLYEACRRPRGAHATMSGCITLLQIWMWERLPVGRPHQLDPPQPWFPQGDAVVAPTVAHLYERAHGTYHVSRHAYISFTNELDTLLPQHVQWSPYRRRQVTDLNLSALCMADEDV; encoded by the exons atgaggcctctacgaccatggtctacgacgagag GTacggttctcttccctgacggcactggagacacggcgtcctggatgtacatcccgtgccttttgaactgggaggatgccggcaataggagttggggctcggctatacttgccttcctgtaTCGTCAGCTTTACGAGGCTTGCCGCCGTCCTAGAGGCGCGCACGCTACAATGTCAGGCTGCATCACACTGTTGCAG atttggatgtgggagaggcttccagttgggagaccgcatcagcttgatcccccacaaccttggtttcctcaaggagacgcagttgtcgcccctaccgtggcacacctctacgagcgagcccacggaacataccacgtgtcacgccacgcgtacatcagcttcaccaacgagctggacacccttttgccacagcat GTTCAATGGAGCCCATATCGGCGGAGGCAAGTAACGGATCTCAACTTGAGCGCCTTGTGCATGGCAGACGAGGACGTCTAG